Proteins encoded together in one Bombus affinis isolate iyBomAffi1 chromosome 2, iyBomAffi1.2, whole genome shotgun sequence window:
- the LOC126928864 gene encoding alpha-aminoadipic semialdehyde synthase, mitochondrial: MSSARCMNNLKGKIIAIRREDQSVWERRAPLAPANVRQLIRAGVKVIVQPSNRRAYPAHAYQAAGAILQEDISPASVIFGVKQVPVDQLISNRTYCFFSHTIKAQESNMPLLDAILEKNIRLLDYEKLTDDNGQRVVAFGKYAGVAGMVNILHGLGLRLLALGHHTPFMHIGPAHNYRDSAMARQAIRDAGYEIALGAMPKSIGPLTFIFTGSGNVSQGGQEVFQELPHEYVPPEMLKKVAEHGDTTKIYGCEVRRRHHLERKDGGGFDSDECDKHPERYISTFSKKIAPYASVIINGIYWAVDSPKLLTIPDAKYLLRPAYTPWLPSSVGAPSLPHRMLAICDISADPGGSIEFMNECTTIDTPFCLYDADRNKDTKSFKGPGVLVCSIDNMPTQLPKESTDFFGNLLYPYALDIIQSDAKAPLEEHNFSPAVHDAIIASNGRLTPNFEYIQELRLLNHRCRHKADNREAQSKKVVVLGAGHVSAPLVEYLHRDSNIHLTVASQLKEEADVLANNFPGVEPVLLDVIERPDTLNDIVKSADVVVSLLPYSLHHVIANVCIHAKTHLVTASYTNEDVKALHREAVASEVTILNEVGLDPGIDHLLALECFDNVKQAGGKIESFVSWCGGLPAPECSSNPLRYKFSWSPRGVLLNTLSSAKFYSNKQIVEIESGGDLMSAVQDLDFLPGFALEGFPNRDSTIYKDLYGLNNVQTMRRGTLRYKGFCNTIRALQFLGLTDLNSHPSLHPNGPDITWRVLICNLLGLANDNIFYENLKRKLAEMLNSEESVKAIEDLGLLEEDLVLKLNTPLDTLTHYLSKKLCYDQNERDLVILRHDVGILWPDNRRENRGINLVLYGEPQGYSAMARTVGYPTAIAVKMILDGEIQQRGVVFPFTPDIYRPILNRLRAEGIEFFETSKWI, translated from the exons ATGTCTTCGGCACGTTGTATGAAT AATTTAAAAGGCAAAATAATAGCAATCAGAAGAGAAGATCAATCAGTATGGGAAAGAAGGGCTCCTTTGGCACCTGCGAATGTTCGCCAATTAATCAGGGCAGGAGTAAAAGTAATTGTACAGCCTAGTAATAGAAGAGCTTATCCGGCACATGCCTACCAAGCTGCAGGTGCTATACTACAAGAGGATATTAGTCCTGCTTCCGTCATTTTTGGGGTTAAACAAGTTCCTGTGGATCAACTTATATCGAATAGAACTTACTGTTTTTTTTCTCATACTATTAAGGCGCAAGAAAGTAATATGCCTCTTCTGGATGCTATTCTGGAAAAGAATATACGTTTGTTAGATTATGAAAAGTTAACAGATGATAATGGACAAAGAGTGGTTGCCTTCGGGAAATATGCTGGTGTAGCTGGTATGGTGAATATATTACATGGACTTGGATTAAGATTACTTGCGTTAGGACATCATACACCATTCATG CATATTGGTCCAGCACACAATTATAGAGATTCCGCTATGGCAAGGCAAGCTATACGAGATGCAGGATACGAAATAGCATTAGGTGCTATGCCTAAATCAATTGGACCATTGACTTTTATTTTCACCGGCAGTGGCAATGTAAGTCAAGGCGGTCAAGAAGTTTTTCAAGAGCTACCTCACGAATATGTTCCACCCGAAATGTTGAAAAAGGTTGCCGAACATGGCG ATacaacgaagatatacggatgCGAGGTAAGACGAAGACATCATCTAGAAAGAAAAGATGGAGGTGGTTTCGATTCTGATGAGTGTGACAAGCATCCTGAGAGATATATTTCCACTTTCAGCAAAAAGATTGCACCATACGCATCAGTGATAATTAATGGAATATATTGGGCTGTTGACTCGCCTAAATTGTTAACAATACCAGATGCAAAATACTTGCTAAGACCAGCTTATACTCCCTGGTTACCATCAAGTGTTGGTGCTCCTTCTTTACCCCACCGAATGTTAGCTATCTGTGATATATCTGCAGACCCTGGCGGCAGTATCGA GTTCATGAACGAATGTACAACGATTGACACTCCATTTTGTTTATACGATGCTGATCGTAACAAAGATACAAAGTCTTTTAAAGGACCCGGAGTGTTGGTCTGTTCGATTGATAATATGCCAACTCAGCTGCCAAAAGAATCTACGGATTTCTTTGGAAATCTTTTATATCCTTACGCGTTGGACATTATTCAGTCGGATGCGAAAGCACCATTAGAAGAACATAACTTTAGTCCAGCGGTACATGATGCAATAATAGCATCCAACGGAAGATTAACACCTAATTTTGAATATATCCAAGAATTAAGGTTACTAAATCACCGTTGTAGACATAAGGCAGACAATAGAGAAGCACAAAGCAAAAAG GTGGTTGTTCTTGGTGCTGGACACGTCTCGGCCCCGTTGGTTGAATATTTACATAGAGATAGTAACATACATTTAACTGTTGCATCTCAATTGAAAGAGGAGGCAGACGTATTAGCAAATAATTTCCCCGGGGTAGAACCGGTTCTGCTAGATGTAATTGAACGTCCTGATACTTTAAACGACATTGTAAAATCGGCAGATGTAGTGGTTTCATTGTTACCGTATTCTCTACATCATGTTATCGCGAATGTATGCATACATGCTAAAACTCACCTAGTGACTGCTAGTTACACGAATGAAGATGTTAAAGCTTTACATAGAGA GGCTGTTGCATCAGAAGTGACTATACTTAACGAAGTAGGGCTTGATCCTGGTATCGATCATTTATTGGCTCTAGAATGTTTTGACAATGTTAAACAAGCTGGTGGAAAAATCGAATCTTTTGTATCTTGGTGCGGCGGTTTACCCGCTCCAGAATGTTCCTCTAatcctttacgatataaatttaGTTGGTCGCCACGTGGAGTGTTGCTGAATACATTATCATCGGCCAAATTCTATTCTAATAAGCAA ATCGTAGAAATAGAATCAGGAGGAGACCTTATGTCCGCCGTTCAAGATTTGGACTTTTTGCCCGGTTTTGCGTTGGAAGGTTTTCCCAATCGTGATAGTACAATTTACAAGGATTTATATGGACTTAATAATGTACAAACAATGCGGCGGGGTACATTAAGATATAAAGGTTTCTGTAATACAATACGAGCCTTACAGTTTCTTGGATTAACGGATCTTAACTCACACCCAAGTTTGCATCCAAATGGTCCAGATATTACATGG AGAGTATTAATTTGCAATTTGCTTGGTTTGGCGAATGATAATATCTTCTatgaaaatttgaaaaggaaGTTGGCAGAAATGCTAAACTCGGAAGAGAGCGTAAAAGCAATTGAAGACTTGGGACTTCTTGAAGAAGATTTAGTATTGAAGTTGAATACTCCTCTCGATACTTTGACACATTATTTGTCAAAAAAGCTGTGCTATGATCAAAATGAACGAGATTTAGTAATTCTAAGACACGACGTTGGAATACTCTGGCCAGACAACAGAAGAGAAAACAGAGGAATTAATTTGGTGTTGTATGGCGAACCACAAGGATACTCTGCTATGGCGCGCACTGTTGGATATCCGACGGCAATAGCAGTTAAAATGATCCTTGACG GTGAAATTCAACAACGAGGAGTAGTCTTTCCGTTTACCCCAGATATTTATCGACCAATACTTAATCGATTGAGAGCTGAAGGAATAGAATTCTTTGAGACATCCAAGTGGATTTAA
- the LOC126928865 gene encoding general transcription factor IIF subunit 1, giving the protein MTSSAVPKVSLVPSIQEFSIRVPKNNKKKHNVMRFNATLNVDFSKWTQVKMERENNMKEYKGIEEEIPKFGAGSEFGRDAREEARRKKFGITSRKYKPEDQPWILKSGGKTGKKFKGIREGGVSENAAYYVFTHAADGAIEAFPLHEWYNFQPIQRYKALSAEEAEQEFSRRNKVMNYFSLMLRKRLRNDEEGADDEEMLEGGKGKKPSKKEKDLKISEMDEWMNSDDDDSASDDEENKKNSDEEDDSKKKKKGKVAVKKKKKKNASDDEAFEESDDGDEEGRECDYISDSSDSESELEQQKEIKSVAEEDALRKLLASDEDDDDEEQADKKDGEEEKDEDDEHKDKDDKDKDKTNKDADKKKDKKKKKKQSKKKDVKKLASGKDSSSDFSSDSDSGSDTIKEKDNKKSNSAHSSRSATPIPAAMLDNLKRKQSGSPDLSQAKKLKLDNFNLVPVNSYIPGVSESGITEDAVRRYLMRKPMTTTELLQKFKSKKTGLTSEQLVNVMTQILKKINPTKQTIKNKMYLSIKTQSN; this is encoded by the exons ATGACATCGTCTGCGGTTCCAAAG gtTTCACTTGTGCCTTCCATACAGGAATTCAGTATCAGAGTACCAAA AAATAACAAGAAAAAGCACAATGTGATGCGTTTTAATGCCACATTAAATGTTGATTTTTCAAAATGGACTCAAGTGAAAATGGAACGTGAAAATAATATGAAGGAATACAAAGGAATAGAAGAGGAAATACCAAAATTTGGAGCTGGCTCTGAATTTGGACGAGATGCGAGAGAAGaagcaagaagaaaaaaattTGGCATTACAAGTAGAAAATATAAACCAGAAGATCAACCTTGGATTTTAAAATCTGGAGGAAAAACTGGGAAAAAGTTTAAAGGTATAAGGGAAGGTGGTGTGAGTGAAAATGCTGCATATTATGTTTTTACACATGCTGCTGATGGAGCTATAGAAGCATTTCCATTGCACGAATG gtataattttcaaccaattcAAAGGTACAAAGCATTGAGCGCAGAAGAAGCAGAGCAGGAGTTTAGTCGTAGAAATAAAGtaatgaattatttttcattgatgTTGCGTAAAAGACTTAGGAATGATGAGGAGGGTGCAGATGATGAGGAAATGTTAGAAGGTGGAAAAGGGAAAAAGCCAAGTAAAAAGGAgaaagatttaaaaatatctGAAATGGATGAGTGGATGAATAGCGATGATGATGATTCAGCTAGTGATGacgaggaaaataaaaaaaattccgATGAAGAAGATGACagtaagaaaaaaaagaaaggcaaAG TTGCTgtcaagaaaaagaagaagaaaaacgctTCTGATGATGAAGCATTTGAAGAAAGTGACGATGGGGATGAAGAAGGTAGAGAATGTGATTATATTTCTGACTCGTCCGATTCTGAATCAGAATTGGAACAACAAAAAGAAATTAAGTCGGTTGCGGAAGAAGATGCATTGAGAAAATTACTTGCTTCTGATGAAGATGACGATGACGAAGAACAGGCAGATAAAAAGGATggtgaagaagaaaaagacgaaGATGACGAACATAAGGATAAAGATGATAAG GATAAAGATAAGACCAATAAAGATGCAGAtaagaaaaaagataaaaagaaaaagaagaaacaatctAAGAAAAAGGATGTAAAAAAGCTTGCGTCAGGAAAAGATTCTTCTAGTGACTTTTCCAGTGATTCAGATTCAGGATCTGATACAATAAAggaaaaagataataaaaaatctAATAGTGCTCATAGTTCAAGATCTGCAACTCCTATACCAGCCGCGATGTTagataatttaaaaagaaaacaatcTGGATCTCCAGATTTATCGCAAGcaaaaaaattgaaattggaTAATTTCAATTTAGTACCAGTAAATTCTTACATTCCAGGAGTCAG TGAATCCGGCATCACAGAAGATGCAGTAAGGCGTTATCTTATGCGTAAACCAATGACAACAACGGAACTTTTACAAAAGTTTAAATCGAAGAAAACTGGTCTTACTTCGGAACAATTAGTTAATGTGATGACTCAAATACTGAAAAAGATAAATCCAACTAAGCAgacaataaaaaacaaaatgtaTTTATCTATTAAAACACAATCTAATTGA
- the LOC126928866 gene encoding uncharacterized protein LOC126928866, whose protein sequence is MNAAEPMTSVSSPAVQCKKPKKKRKRLNKNGSRKRRHRAGMRFQEQKRRACMPKEVLPAFLSTPNPASTQRSSSPSLVDFTLSGEDTAELSPCPSPVELLVTDHCAKVWLSSKIPVEILNAHVSHHISGVGGVSPIVRSWCMDVFHQKYFAEDFSDMPSYDFNIHRLNSDSTL, encoded by the exons ATGAACGCAGCAGAGCCGATGACCTCTGTTTCCAGCCCGGCCGTACAG TGTAAGAAACccaaaaagaaaaggaaaaggctGAATAAGAACGGTTCGAGGAAGCGCAGGCACCGTGCAGGGATGAGGTTCCAGGAACAAAAGAGAAGAGCGTGTATGCCGAAGGAAGTCTTGCCCGCCTTCCTCAGCACACCGAATCCTGCGTCAACGCAGCGGTCCAGCAGTCCCTCTCTCGTTGACTTTACGTTGTCAGGTGAAGATACTGCGGAGCTCTCGCCGTGTCCGTCCCCTGTTGAATTGCTCGTGACGGACCATTGTGCCAAAGTCTGGTTATCTTCGAAGATTCCGGTCGAAATTTTGAATGCGCACGTAAGTCATCATATTTCCGGAGTAGGAGGGGTTTCGCCCATCGTACGGTCCTGGTGCATGGATGTCTTTCATCAGAAGTATTTCGCCGAAGATTTTTCTGATATGCCTTCTTATGATTTCAATATTCATCGTTTAAATTCTGATTCTACATTgtag
- the LOC126928561 gene encoding ER lumen protein-retaining receptor, whose product MNIFRLLGDLSHLVAIIILLLKIWKTRSCAGISGKSQILFAIVYTTRYLDLFTTYVSSYNTFMKLIFIMTSIVTIFLMNAKFKATYDHNHDTFRIEFLILPALVLALLINNEFTIIEVLWTFSIYLESVAILPQLFLVSKTGEAESITSHYLFALGSYRGLYLLNWVYRYYAEDHYDLIAIVAGLVQTILYCDFFYLYITKVLKGKKLQLPA is encoded by the exons ATGAACATATTTCGACTCTTAGGTGACTTATCACATCTCGTTGCAATTATCATCCTCCTTCTCAAAATATGGAAAACACGAAGCTGTGCCG GTATAAGTGGCAAGTCGCAAATTTTATTTGCGATTGTATATACAACACGTTATCTAGATTTGTTCACAACATACGTGTCATCATACAATACATTTATGAAGCTCATTTTTATCATGACTTCTATtgttacaatttttttaatgaatGCGAAATTTAAAGCTACATATGATCATAATCATGATACATTTAG AATTGAATTTTTAATCCTACCGGCATTGGTGTTGGCGTTATTAATCAACAATGAATTCACAATTATAGAAGTTCTATGGACATTTAGCATTTACTTGGAGTCTGTAGCAATATTGCCACAATTATTTTTGGTATCAAAAACCGGAGAAGCAGAAAGTATTACCAGTCACTATCTTTTCGCTTTGGGGTCTTATAGAGGCCTGTATTTGTTAAACTGGGTGTATCGTTATTATGCAGAAGATCATTATGATCTAATTGCTATAGTTGCTGGTCTAGTACAAACAATTCTTTATTGCGACTTTTTCTACCTCTATATTACCAAAGTATTGAAAGGCAAGAAGTTACAACTACCTGCTTAG
- the LOC126928503 gene encoding DNA polymerase subunit gamma-2, mitochondrial, with product MNIGNILKELSSHFISLTKCGLKYGPQGKMLLRNLEEQWFLNCITMSRYNIFLSDEFNQTLNFVIKTEMSDIPFGLASITNSKDYWDSNLLPIQKSNSHRIAVTNIFNNNTETKDLFHKIQKERKIWWRRLAQYPSRFKLTEAKKIKGYNVVDIEAQFPFGNIIVEKITYHTDVQKLFSQVDSKKDFTNIQMVEHKVSLDWGCLALLCDAYDMNKSSKTHLHSKLAPHKVAFHIKSSNNEENTQNDDLNRFVLYLNNMLRTKGLNTILTTSEKIIDTCLIPFIVSVDTTSLENGIIYVRDRSTTLSEAIHVTDLVNYIILRC from the exons ATGAATATAGGAAATATACTAAAGGAATTAAGTTCACATTTTATTAGTCTTACAAAATGCGGGCTTAAATATGGCCCTCAAGGTAAAATGCTACTAAGAAATCTCGAAGAACAATGGTTTTTAAATTGCATTACAATGTCACGCTATAATATATTCTTATCAGATGAATTTAATCAGACTCTAAACTTTGTTATAAAAACTGAAATGAGTGATATACCATTTGGATTAGCTTCAATAACGAACTCAAAAGATTATTGGGATTCAAATCTATTGCCTATACAAAAATCAAATTCTCACAGAATTGCTGTgacaaatatttttaacaataataCAGAAACAAAAGATTTATTCCATAAAATTCAGAAAGAACGTAAAATTTGGTGGCGGAGATTAGCACAATATCCTTCTAGATTTAAGCTTACAGAAGCAAAAAAGATAAAAGGTTATAATGTAGTAGATATTGAAGCTCAATTCCCATTTGGCAATATTATCGTGGAAAAGATAACTTACCATACAGATGTTCAAAAACTATTTTCCCAG GTTGATAGTAAAAAAGATTTTACCAACATACAGATGGTTGAGCATAAGGTATCTTTAGATTGGGGTTGTTTAGCACTACTTTGTGACGCATATGATATGAATAAATCTTCCAAAACGCATCTTCATTCCAAGTTAGCACCACATAAAGTTGCATTTCATATAAAAAGTTCAAATAATGAAGAGAATACCCAAAATGATGATTTAAATCGTTTTGTACTTTACTTAAATAATATGCTAAGAACAAAGGGCCTAAATACAATATTAACCACTTCAGAAAAAATTATAGATACATGCTTAATTCCTTTTATAGTTTCTGTTGATACGACTAGTCTTGAAAATGGCATTATATATGTAAGAGACAGATCTACAACTCTTAGTGAAGCAATACACGTAACCGATTTAGTAAATTATATAATTCTGCGTTGTTAA
- the LOC126928577 gene encoding glutamyl-tRNA(Gln) amidotransferase subunit C, mitochondrial — protein sequence MALVRCTQRLNYIFLPMFSNSVLYHRSMKPVDSSSTVPVIKQETIQKIEQLSLLNVDDDYGLSVLKAAIIFTENLRNTKINKEIEPMYSPFETESMLLRNDNVEHNISKKEILMNATITEEEYFVAPLQTIVQAS from the coding sequence ATGGCACTTGTTCGATGTACTCAACGactgaattatatatttttaccaaTGTTCTCAAATTCAGTCCTTTATCATCGTTCTATGAAGCCCGTAGATTCGAGTTCAACAGTGCCAGTTATAAAACAAGAGACAATACAAAAAATAGAACAATTATCTTTACTTAATGTTGATGACGATTATGGTTTGTCCGTTCTAAAAGCTGCAATTATTTTTACAGAAAATTTACGCAATACAAAGATTAATAAAGAAATCGAACCTATGTATAGTCCATTTGAGACAGAATCTATGCTTTTGCGAAATGATAATGTAGAGCATAACATATCTAAAAAAGAAATCTTAATGAATGCTACTATTACAGAGGAAGAATATTTTGTAGCTCCATTGCAGACTATTGTACAAGCATCATGA